In Synechococcus sp. PCC 6312, one genomic interval encodes:
- a CDS encoding YccF domain-containing protein → MSLVGNIIWLIFGGFISGVAYIIGGISLCITIIGIPFGLKAIDLGLSTFLPFGKEVIEKPAANSTLAMIFNIIWLIVFGWGIALNHLVWGLIMAITIVGLPFARQHFKLMILALLPFGRELS, encoded by the coding sequence ATGAGCTTAGTTGGGAACATAATCTGGTTGATTTTCGGTGGCTTTATTAGCGGCGTAGCTTACATTATTGGTGGTATTAGTCTTTGCATTACCATTATTGGGATTCCCTTTGGCTTAAAGGCGATTGACTTGGGACTCAGTACATTCTTACCCTTTGGAAAAGAGGTGATTGAGAAGCCCGCTGCCAACAGTACCCTAGCAATGATTTTTAATATAATTTGGTTAATTGTCTTTGGGTGGGGAATTGCCTTGAATCACCTCGTCTGGGGATTGATTATGGCGATTACGATTGTTGGTTTACCCTTTGCTCGGCAACACTTCAAGTTAATGATTCTGGCTCTCCTTCCTTTTGGGCGTGAACTGAGTTAG